A portion of the Oceanidesulfovibrio indonesiensis genome contains these proteins:
- the gpmA gene encoding 2,3-diphosphoglycerate-dependent phosphoglycerate mutase, with product MYTLVLLRHGQSTWNMENRFTGWTDVDLTPLGIQEAEEGARLLADGGYDFDVCYTSVLKRAIRTLDIVLDSMDRMWLPVIKHWRLNERHYGALQGLNKAEMREKYGEDQVFAWRRSYDTPPPALEPDDERHPGHDRRYADLTDDEMPRCESLKDTVARAVPYWEKEIAPAVASGRRVLVSAHGNSLRALVKYLDNMGDEEISQLNIPTGVPLIYKLDAKLKPIESFYLGNPDEIAARAKAVAEQATQK from the coding sequence ATGTACACACTCGTCCTGCTTCGACACGGCCAGTCCACCTGGAACATGGAAAACCGCTTCACCGGCTGGACCGATGTGGACCTGACCCCCCTGGGCATCCAGGAGGCGGAAGAGGGGGCGAGACTCCTTGCCGACGGCGGGTACGATTTCGATGTCTGTTACACCTCGGTGCTCAAGCGGGCCATCCGAACGCTGGACATAGTGTTGGACAGTATGGACCGCATGTGGCTGCCCGTCATCAAGCACTGGCGGCTCAACGAACGCCATTACGGCGCTCTGCAGGGTCTGAACAAAGCCGAGATGCGCGAAAAGTACGGGGAAGACCAGGTGTTCGCCTGGCGGCGCTCCTATGATACCCCGCCGCCGGCGCTGGAGCCGGACGATGAACGCCACCCCGGCCACGACCGCCGCTATGCCGACCTCACCGACGATGAAATGCCCCGCTGCGAAAGCCTCAAGGACACGGTGGCCCGCGCCGTTCCATATTGGGAAAAGGAGATCGCTCCGGCCGTAGCCTCGGGCAGACGCGTCCTCGTTTCCGCGCACGGAAACAGCCTGCGCGCCCTGGTCAAATACCTGGACAACATGGGCGACGAAGAAATCTCCCAGCTGAACATCCCCACCGGCGTGCCGCTCATCTATAAGCTCGACGCCAAGCTCAAACCCATCGAAAGCTTCTACCTGGGCAATCCCGATGAGATCGCGGCCCGGGCCAAGGCTGTGGCCGAGCAGGCCACGCAGAAGTAG